The sequence below is a genomic window from Felis catus isolate Fca126 chromosome A2, F.catus_Fca126_mat1.0, whole genome shotgun sequence.
ATGTCCCTTTGACCTGGAGAGTAAATCCAGCCTGGCTGTGGGGAGGCTCTGTGAGTTTCTCACGTGTCCAGCAGAGGTCCCAGCCCACTGGGCTCCTGAGCAAGTGAAATGTAGCAACTTGTTTTTATTAGTGTAATTTACATTGAAAAGGTCGCGTAGAGTCTAGAGTTTACTGCCGTGTTCTAGAAACTCACCAAAGCCAGTGCAATTTCACCCAGCGTCCACACTGCATGGCTAGCCGCTGGCCAGCCACCAGCATCCCTGGAAAGCCAcggtcatgaaaataaaaagaaaagaggaaggaaggaaggaaggaagggagggagggagggagggagggagggagggagggagagagagaaagaaagaaagaaagaaagaaagaaagaaagaaagaaagaaagaaagaaagagaaagaagaaatggccaAGGAAAGTTCTAGGTCTAAAcctgaaagacccctgcttagcttaataacacacccccaccctatcttcagctttggtaacgcctcacttgcagggcttgtaCTTCCACACATAAGTAACAAAACCAGTTGGCAAACAGGATATCTGCGGTTAGACATCCGGGCCCCGGGAGAACTGGACCCCGGGAGAACTGgacccccaccttccccaccgcAAGACAGGTACAGGTTGCTACATAAATAACCGCTTTCATTTCGCTTCTGTAAAACTGCTTACGCGCCCAACCCTAGCCGGCAAGTCCCCAGCCGCTTCGcaacccgggctccaagttgcatcagccgaaggaaacttcatttcccaagcaTCCCCAGGACACAATTACCCCCACCCCTAACCACCACCAAgaagagagcctaccaccagcctgtatgcaaatgtaactcaaatggtataaaagacctgtaacctcGCTTaccggggctctcccgctttctatcACTGGGGatccctggtgcaccagtaaagactctctaccgaaatcggagtgccgtgtggttcctCGCGCCAAATCTCGTTCCCTAGGGACGTGGGTCCCAACATTTGGTGCGTTGGCCGGGAAGGGAGAGGCGGCCGGAGAACCCCGGCCCCGTCGGTAGACGACTATTCGGCCCGGGCCACCACTGACGGACTGACCGAGGACGGACCTTTGTACCTTTGTCTGcacacaggtattgtgttctgtctctgtacTCTGAACtctgaggccggccggccacctcagttggagtgttgaaggaggacagacgtgtcctgaaccttcacaccccGGCCCCGGGGGACGCCTCGGTGGTGCTGGTGAAGGAGAACTGACGAGTTCGTCAGACTCCTCAAATCCgaaggcaggcctcccctgccatctgaatACCTGGCCGCGCGGCTCCTTGTTTGTTGTCTAGTTTGTGTTGTCTGATCTGTATCGACATTGTAGTTATATtcgtgtgtgagtgtgcatgcgtGGTCGGGACGACGCAGCCATGGGACAGACGCTGACTACTCCTCTATCATTGACTCTCATTTTTCGGACGTCCAGGCAAGAGCCCACAATCTGTCCGTTGAGGTTCGAAAAGGTCGATGGCGAACTTTTTGTTCGTCGGAGTGGCCCACCCTTCACgtagggtggccccgggacgggacttttgacctctctgttatattacaggttaagatgaaggtaatggatcctggaccacaaggtcatccagatcaagtggcctatatcctcacctgggaggatctcatccggaatcctccggcatgggtgaaacccttcctcccttcctgccccacatctcagtctaccctccttcccctggaGACTTCAAAAAACCGAGCCTCAACCCAAACTTCAGATCCGCCCAAACCAGTTCTTCCTGACGAGTCCCAAAGGGACCCTCTCCTCCTAGACGCTTTGTCTTCGCCGCCCCACAATCCCCTCTTACAACCTCCACCCTATAATTTACCCCTGGCCCCCGTCTTGTCCCCGGTGGCCCCTACTTCCCCTTCTGCCCctagttcctcctccccctccccaacttcctcCCCCGCCTACACGTCAGCCCCATCCTCTACTCCAGCCCCACCCGATCtaactccccagaccccacctcggaccccccgcctccgtctccggcgatcggacgacccgaacggccctcccacttggcaatcttccctgtttcctctccggacTGTCAACCGGACTGTCCAGTACTGGCCATTTTCTGCATCTGATCTTTACaattggaaaactcataacccttccttttcccaagaaccccaAGCCCTAACCTCACTGATAGAATCTATCCTTCTCACACACCAGCCTACTTGGGACGACTGTCAGCAGCTCTTACAAGTCCTTTTGACTACCGAGGAAAGGCAACGAGTTCTCCTAGAGGCTCGGAAAAATGTGCCGGGGCCCGGAGGTCTTCCAACTCAGCTCCCCAACGAAATAGATGAGGggtttcccctcacccgcccggactgggactatgaaacggctccaggtagggagagtctccgaatctatcgccaggctctgttggcgggtctcaagggggcaggaaaacggcccaccaatttggccaaggtaaggaccataatccagggaaaagaggaaagccccgcagcctttatggaacggcttctagaggggtttcggatgtatactccatttaaccccgaggctccagaacataaggctaccgtggccatgtcattcatagatcaggcagcgtctgatataaaaggaaaactccaaaggctagatgggattcaaacctatgggttgcaggaactagttagggaggcagaaaaggtatataacaaaagggagaccccagaggaaaaggaggctaggctagcaaaagagcaggaagcacgggaggaacggagagatcgaaagagagataaacatctaaccaaaatcctggcagctgtagtgacagaaaacagaacaggaaagtcagggggAACGAAGAGGCGGCCCAAGGTAGAAAAAGACCAGTGCGCCTATTGCAAAGAACGCGGGCACTGGatcaaagactgccctaagcgTCCCAGGGACTCAAAGAAACCTGCCTCTGTGCTCGCCTTAGGCGAAGAGAGCGAATAGGGATGTCAGGGCtccggagcccccccccccccgagccccggctaaccctatctgtaggggggcatcccaccaccttcctggtggacacaGGAGCTCAACACTCGGTCTTAACCAAGGCAAACGGGCCTCTGTCCTCTCGTACCTCTTGGGTCCAAGGAGCGACAGGaaggaaaattcacaaatggactaacCGCCGTACAGTTGACTTAGGGCAAGGGACGGTGACACACTCCTTTCTGGTAGTACCCGAATGCCCATACCCCCTTCTAGGACgagacctcctaaccaagcttGGAGCTCAGATCCACTTCTCCAAAGCGGGGGCCCAAGTGCTAAACCGGGACGGCCAGCCTATCCAAGTTt
It includes:
- the LOC111557541 gene encoding mucin-2, with amino-acid sequence MKVMDPGPQGHPDQVAYILTWEDLIRNPPAWVKPFLPSCPTSQSTLLPLETSKNRASTQTSDPPKPVLPDESQRDPLLLDALSSPPHNPLLQPPPYNLPLAPVLSPVAPTSPSAPSSSSPSPTSSPAYTSAPSSTPAPPDLTPQTPPRTPRLRLRRSDDPNGPPTWQSSLFPLRTVNRTVQYWPFSASDLYNWKTHNPSFSQEPQALTSLIESILLTHQPTWDDCQQLLQVLLTTEERQRVLLEARKNVPGPGGLPTQLPNEIDEGFPLTRPDWDYETAPGRRLRVRPAAPLSRIGASLEGTLHRPADHAHHHKG